The Peptacetobacter hiranonis DNA window CCTACTCCTTTCTCAATCCAAAATGTAGTAGTCCTGCAATTATAGTTCCAATAATTGCAAACAAAGAGTATATAGCTCCCCACATAACCATTGATGCTATATCTAGATGCTCTACTCCCCTAAAAAATCCTATTCCATTGATTATAAAATTGCTTATTACAATGATACAAGGCACTGTATATGCAGCTTTCCAATGGAATAAATAATATCCAAAAGCTCCTATTATAGGCATAATAAACGAATTTAGAAACATTTCTTCACTAGCTGTCAAACTAAGACCAAAGAAAATACCAAATATAATTATCATACCCAAATATTTATTTATTTTCTTTTCAACCTTTTTAGCTGCTTTATCTATGTTTATTGATTGAGGGTTTATTATTTGAGAATTCTTATTATCTTCTGTTATATTTTTGTTATTTGTATACATTTCATCATATATTTTTTTACAACTTTCACACTCTGAAATATGCTTCATGACAGCATTTTCACTATCCTCACTTGCTACACCATCCCGAACAAGTGGCATTAAGTCCATACAAATATCACAAGTAATTTTAGTCATTTTTAAATCCCTCCTTCTCTAATATTTTCTTTAGTTTGTTTTTAGTTCTAAAGAATACTACTCTAGCTGAACTTTCAGAAATATTGCATATTGCTGCAATTTCAACGTATGAATATCCATCTATTCTCATATTGAATATTTTTCTGCTAAGTTCTGATTCTGATTTAAGTATTTCTGATATAGCTTGTTTTAATTCTTTGTAAAAAATTTCTTCATTTATATTTCCTAATGAGTTATTTTTATTTTCTACTATATTTTTATTAATCTCTAAAATATTATAATCATATAAATCATGTAAACTCTCTGCTTTTATTTGAGTTGATTTTTTTCTTAAGTATGTATACCATTTATGTCTTGCTATGGAGAATAACCATGTTTTTATATCCGACTCTCCTCTAAATGTCGCTATTGATTTTACCACTTCAACGAATACTTCTGATGTTATTTCTTCTGAAACGGAAGTATCTCGACAAAGGCTGTATATGTATTTGTAGATATCTTTGTAGTATTGATTGAATAGTTCTTGGATAAGCTCTTTCATCGGGATTCCTCCTTTCATTAGATTAGTCGTTTTGTAAGTGGTTTTTGTTACAAGATTTTAGAAATTTTTTTGTTTTTTATTTAATATTAGCACAATGTTAATAAAGTTAGTAAAATTATATTTTCTATTTTTTTCATAAAAAAAAGTGTGTAGCTATAAACTAACTACACACTATAAATTACTTAATTATAACATTATAACATTTTTGCTCTTAATTCTTCATTTGATAATGGATGTAAATAACTTGGAGCTACATCAAATGGAGTTTTGCATCCCTTCATACCTTCCTGATTCATACGGTATGCTGCTCTAGCATAAGCAACTAACACACTTGAAGTGAATTCTGGGTTAGAATCAAGCTGTAAGCTGTATTCTATAACATGTTTATTTTCATTTTCCCATCCAGTTGTACCACTGTATATTACAAATCCACCATGAGGTATTCCACCATGTTCTCTCTGAAGTGTTTCTTCATCTATGAAATGTACTGTTGTATCATATTCATCGAAGTAGTTAGGCATTGTAACTATTTCTTCTCTAATTCTATCTAAATCTGCACCTTCTTCTGCTACAGCAAATACTTCTCTTGTATGTTTCTGACGAGTAGTTAGTGTTGGATTGGCTCCACTTCTAACTGCATCTAATGCTTCTGGTACAGGTATTGTGTACTGTCTAGCATCTTTTATACCTTCAACACGTCTTACTGCATCACTGTGTCCCTGGCTAACACCTTTTCCCCAGAATGTATATGCTTCCCCTTCTGGTAATATTGCACTAGCGTAAACACGATTTAGTGAGAACATACCTGGATCCCATCCAGTAGATATCACTGCTATTTTATTTGACTCTTTACATTCTGCATCAACTGCTGCAAAATGTTCTGGTATTCTTGCATGTGTATCAAAACTATCAACTACATTGAAGTATTTAGCAAATTCTTTAGTCTGTTCTGGTAAATCTTTTGCACTTCCTCCACATAATACCATAACATCTATATCATCTTTCATATTTGCTGCATCTTCCATTTTATATACAGGAATATTTGCATCATGTGGATGTATGCTGCTAGGATCTCTTCTTGAGAATATCCCTACTATTTCCATATCTTTTGTTTTACTTACGGCTGATTCTACACCTTTTCCAAGGTTTCCATAGCCAACTATTCCAACTCTTATCATCGTCAAAACCTCCATTGTTTATAAATATAGTATAATAATATCACTAATTCTTTTTATTTGTATATATATTTTTTTAAAAATTTTGAAACTATTATGAGCAAATTTTTCAATTTTTTCGCAAATATTTAATACCCTTCAACTTCTTCTTTCAAACATACAAAAAGACAACTAATATTTTTAACTAGTTGTCTTTATATTCTATAATTATTTATTTTCTATCTTTTAAATCTTTTTCAATATTTCTTTTCCAATCACCACTTAATTTTTCATCGCAGCATCTCATCATTTTAACAGCATCAGAAACTGCTTCATAATTTAATTCTATTCCTTTTTCGTCACAACAAAACTCAACTGCATAATCTTCTTCAATTCCAAGATTTTTAGCCTCACCTATTGCATCTATATTCGCACCTAAGAAAAGAAACTCCCAATTATTTTCTTCTTTAGCTCTTTCAATTAATCTTTTAACATCATGATATCTGTATTTTTCACTGGCATTTTCAAGTCCATCTGTCATAATAACGAAAACAGTTTTTTCAGGAATATCTTCTTTTCTTGCATATTTGTGAATATTTCTTATATGTTTTATAGAATCTCCAACAGCGTCCAAAAGTGCTGTACAACTCATACAAACATAATCATCCTCTGTAAGTTCTTTAACTTCCTTTATATCAACTCTATCCAAAACCACATCTTGATTATCATTAAAAAATACAACAGATACAAGAGCATCTCCTTCTTCTTTTTTCTGTTTCTTTATAAGTGAATTAAATCCATCTATTGTATCACCTTCTAATCCACTCATAGATCCTGATTTATCAATTATAAATACTAGTTCAGTCAAATTTTTCATACTACCATCTCCCATTTATATTTTTTATCTATATTCACAGTATAGAATATTTCAAAATACAAATGGTCGCATGGTAGGTGACAATTAAAAATCGACCTATATATTATAAATCTAACAAGATATTCAATAAATCTAATAATCTATTTTTTAATCTAACATCCTATTAAATTTTCTCCAAAATCATATAAAATATCATTTACTTCTAATACATCATATATTTTATTTTCTATACAATATTCAATTATAATATCAAATCTACTACTATGTGTTAACTTATATCCAGCCTTACCAATAAAATCATCTGTTTCATCCAAATCTAATTCAAAAGCTAATGCAAATGCAATTGCAGTTATTTTGCTAGGCCTATAATCTGGATTATTCTTTATCTTTGAAAAATGTTTTCTATCTATATTAGCCTTTCTATAAACATCTGATGTCTTAAGATTTCTTTTTTCTATAATAGAAAGAAGCTCCTCCGAAAAAGATTTCTCTAACTGTTGCTCCAAATCATACTCAGATATTTTTCTTCTACTCTTTAGGAAATCTTGCATCTCACAAATTTCTGAATCATCATCAATTTGCAAACATTTATCCTCTGAATTTAAATTACATATAATAATCTCACTATCAGAAAATAGATATTCACCTATATATCTATCTTTTATATATTTTTCTATTTCACAAAAGAGCTTCTTATTTATTTTACTGTTCATAAATTTTTCTCCTTTTTAAAAACATCCATAAAATTCTTCTTCTGGTATATCTTGAAGTCCTGATACCTGCCCATCTCCAAGTTCCATAACTACAAGTTCATCATTTGATTTTCTAGCTAAATCTATAGTAACAAATCTACTATCAATTCTTTTACAAATTTCTTTGACCCATTTTATTTCATTATCTGAAAGTCCTCCTTCAGAATGATGCCAATATGAGTCAATTATCAATGGTTCATTATCTAATACAAATACTCTATACTCATCAGAGATAGGCATACCACTTTCTTTATGTTTACCAATAGATTTTAAATCAATAAATTCTCTAAGAACAATTCCTCCAGTTAATAAATCATCTTGTCTTTCTATAAAATTCTTTATAACTTTTAATGCATTCTCTGTATCTTTTACATCTTCTATAAAACAAGCTTCATACCATTCGTGTTTTCTACTCTTTACATAATCTTTTACTATAACAGCTCCCTCAAACTTACTCAATAATTCTTTCAAAGATTCTTCAGAAAAATCTTCTGTCCATGCTGATTTCGCTGTGCAATCTTCAAAATCTTTATACCAATCTGGTAATAAATGGTACTTATTATATTCATTAGGAGTATTAATTAATTCTATCCCTTTATTTTTAAGCTTTTCATAAAACTTTTGATACATATCAGGCTTCATCATCCACCCTCTATAAATCGTACTTCCTTCTATATTTCCATTAAATAAACGTAATTTACCAAACTCTAAATCCTCGTAACTAAACAGTGACGTTTCAAATCCTTTTTCCTTACTTACTCTATATTCATCATCATAAACCGGATCTGCTTCATTATTTTCAAAAGCATTATTACAGAATAGAAATTTAAATTTTTGCATATAATCACCTTCAATCTAAATAAATCGTCTACAATTATATTTTATATCTAATAATAAAAATAATCAAAATTTTTATTATAAAAGAGGATTTTTGATAAAAATATAGAAATTCTTATTAAAAGAATTAAGGAGGGATATACTATGCTAAACAAAAGAATATCTCCACAAAAAATATATAGTCCAATACTACTAACTTGGAACAGAATAAAAGATGATGAAGAAGAATTTGATGATGAAGAATTTGACGACGAGTACTATGACGAATTCAACGACGATGAAGATTACTTTGAAGATGAAGACGACAACTTCGATTACTTTGACGACTAAAACTAAACAAATATTTAAAATGCTATCATCTAAAACATGGTAGCATTTTTTATTTTTAATATAATCATCTAAACAATTATTAAACTCTTCACTAATAAATTTAATACTAAATAAAAAAATAGTTATTAGCCTAGGCTAATAACATTAAAAAAGGCTACTAAGCAATTAAAATGGTCCCTATGTCAAGGACATATATAAAAAAGTCTTAAGCAGCAAGCAGCTGACTTCTATATTGAATAGGAGTCAGCTGTTTTAAATTCCACTGACAACGATCATTATTATAATAATCCATATAATCATCTATTAAACTTTTTAACTCTTCAAATGTATTGCAACTTTTATAATCTATTTCATCTTTCATATGACCAAAGAATGACTCCTGCGGAGCATTGTCCCAACAATTACCTTTTCTAGACATAGATTGACCTAAATTATATTTTTTTAACAAGTTCTGAAAAATAGTACTTGTATAATGAACTCCTTGATCAGAATGAATAAATGCATCTTTATGTAATTTGTCTGAATTTGATAACATGAGATTGTTAATAGTTGAAATAACAATATCCATTTTTAAATTCTTCGATAAATGATACGATAAAATTTCATTCGTAGAAGAATCTTTTACAGTTGATAAATATGCTGTTTTCCCATTGCCGTACGGCATATACGTAATATCAGTTAAAAGTACTTTTCCTGGTATACCTTGTTTAAATTCTCTATTCAATTTATTAGGAACTGTGTGATGTTCTTTTCTTGCTTTTCCCATACGTTTAGCTGGATTTGACTCGCGAATAGGACATTTAATTCCATATTTTTTCATTATTCTTTGAATTTTTTTTCTGTTAAATATTATATTAAATTTACTTTTTAAAATCATTTTTATTGAACGAGAACCTTTTTTGTATCCTCTGAACTTATATGCTTTAAGAATTATTTCTTTTGCTTCTAAATCCTTTTCTTCTTGTTTGCTTATTACATTCTTGTTTTTTAAATAGTTATAAAATCCAGATCTAGATACTCCTGCAACAATACATAGATGTTTTATCATTTTTTTTAAACAATATTTATTTATTACATCATTAATTAATTTGAATATTTTCACCGAAGGTAGCTTATTATTCATCACCTGCCTTTCTTCGAAGTCTAGCTTTTTTACTAGTTCTAGCTCTGCTTTAAGATATGCTATTTCAGCATCCTTCTTATCTATTATCTCTTTATCTGTTAATTTTCTTTTTCTTGGTCTTCCAGAATTATTAACTCTAGAATCATCTAGTCCCAAAATACCATTTTCTTTATATGACTTTCTCCATCGCTCGCTAGCGCATTTAATACGTTTTGCACCTATGATGTTAGTGTCAAAACCTGCTTCTTTAAATATCTGTGTTGGATTTTTTCCCTTATTGTATTCTGTTATGAAATGTATTTTAAATTCATTTGTATATGTTATTGATTTACAGCTTACATTCTTTACAAATGGATTTTTTGATAGCTCTAATGTTTCTTCTTTACTAAATTGTTTTTTACTCATAAATTACTCACCTCTATATTAAAATTATACAAAAAAAGAACCTATAGATGAAACACCTTTTTACAAGTGTCCATTCTATAGGTTCCATTTTAAATACCTTATATTCTCTTTTTTTAGGTAATTTCCAATTTAAAAAATCTTTATTAATAAGAGTAACATTATTTTTACTTTTAAATTTATTTATTAAATTTCCATATAAACTTCTATCTAGTTCTATAGCTGTAACCCAATAACTTTTTTCACATAAAGCTTCTGTTATATGACCTTTTCCTGGTCCAATTTCAATAACAAAATCATTTTTGGATATATTTGTTTTTTTTATTAATTTATATATAGTATTTTTACTAGTAATAAAATTTTGCGATACACTAATATCAACTTTTCCTCTATAATTATTACTTTTAGCTTTCATTCATAATCTCCTTTTACTTCTTCTTCAATATTTTTTATCTGTGATGCAGATAGTTCGTTATTAAATACTATTATTTCAGCGTTCGTTTTTTCGATTAAATCTTGTAATTCTTCAATTTTACCACTACCCATATAGAATGTTGGATTTATCTTCTTTAAATTTTGCTCCACTTTTCCAACTACTTCCATATCACAGGCTATACATAAATTCTTAAGTTCTATTATAGATTCCTCAAAATTATTTTTGTTATTTATATTAATTCCTACAATTATTACTCTTTTTCTCATTTTCATAATCTCCTATAATTTTATATTTAAACTTTAATATTTAAATATCACGGGATTATGACTTTTAATTATATTAAGATAATAGCCACAATCCGTGACTTACCCTCTTAATCTTATTGAATGTATACATCCACGTATATTCATCTTATTACCTCCTAACCTTTATCTACTTTACTTTGCCGACTATAATTTTTAAATCAACCGTTATTTTTTCTATATCACATTTATTTAATTCATTTATTTGTTCTTTGCTCAAACCAGATGTTAATGGTGTCATTTTTATAAAATCTTCTAAATTATATATATTTGTTTTATAAGTGATTCTTTTATCATAGATGATTTCCAAGTTATCTTTAAATGAATTTATAACATTTTTATTAGAATAAGTATCTTTTTTTATTTTACCTTTTATTTCAGACCTTATCTCTTTTAAATAGTGTTCATCTGGAATTACTTTTATTACAACTCCACCTTTGTTTAAAACTCTAGTAAATTCACTATAATTCGATGGTGAAAGTATATCTATTATTATATCTAATTTATCATTTTTAAATGGTAGATTTGATAAGTCTGATACACTCCATAGTATGCTATTTTCGTATCTTGTAGCAAGTGAAATTCCTTCTCTTGATATATCTATTCCAAACAATTTACACCTACTATTTATTTTTTCATCTGAATATAGTTGATTTAAATAATATCCTTCTCCGCAACCAACATCTAGTACAAAATTAACATTCTTTTTTGACGTATATTTATCCACTATATCTATTATCTCTTTAGAAAGCTCGTCATATATACCATATTCATATATTTTACTTCTAGATTCAAATAATTTTTTATCATATATTGTCTTCGCATTATTCTTTACTAAATTAACATATCCTTTTTTAGATATATTAAAGCAATGGTTATTTTCACATAATACACTACTTTCTTTTATATATTTTATAGATTTTTTACACACTGGACATCTAAGTATTGATATATTTTCATTAAGTAATTCTCTTAAAACTTCAATCTTTTTTAATTTTCTCATTGTTCATAACCTTCCTATTTCTATTATTCATATAAAATAGCACGAAGTTATTACATTTTATTAAATTTGTTTAACGATAGCCACAACTCGTGCGCTATCCTCTTAATCTGATATATGCAAGCATTATAGCTACCTCCTTATTTTAGTTAATAAAAAATCCACTTTAGTATACCAGTGGATATATCTTAAATATAGTTATATAATATTATATTTAGGAGTTGTATCTATTATTTTTAATTTATTAATCATTCTATATAAATTTATCATAAATCTAACTCCTTTCTTGTTTTATTAAATTTAATAGTAACATAAATAATATTCACTGTAAAGTATATCGAAGTTCACAATATATAACAATTGCGAACTACATTATATAACTTGTTAAATAATATTTCAATCAATACACAGTTCTGTCAATAATTTCTTAGCTTTAAGCTAATTCAATATATCTATTTCTAATAGTATTTATAGTTATGCAAGTTTCTTTAGTTGCTACATTAACTAACATATCCTTAATTCTATCGCTCTTTTTATTCTTCTTGCTTAATTGCAAGAATTTAAACCAAGCCAAGTAATTCGAAATGTATTTAGTAGAGACTCCATTAGAGTGCATTAACCATCTCTTAAATCCACTATGAAGAGAATTTACATGTTGTAAGTGATAAACACTATCTATCATAGATTTGCCTCTAGGAACTCGTTTTAATTCAACATTTAGGTCTTTATTTATACTTAAATAAGATTTGTGGCTATCGACTACGAAAGTAACATCTTCTCCTATTTTTCCATCAAAAAATCTAATAATATCATTAGTTGTAATTCTACCATTACAAACCGCTCCCATTACTATATTTCCTTTACGGTCAACACCAGTTTCAATGCAAATTTGGTCGTTAGAAATACCTCTTTTTTTCTTATCCTTTTTTCCCTTACCTCTTTTTCTAGGTTCTCTAGGCATCTTAAAAGTAGTACTTTTTGAATGATTACCTTTATATGATTCACGAATAAAAACTTCGTCTACTTCTACAATACCTTCAACCATATCATTTTTTAATGATAGATTAATAACATCTAAAATCCTATGTCTCATATAAAAAGATGTTTTAACTCCAACTCCAATTTCAGTTGCACATTGTCTTATAGAAAGTCCTAATATCATTAATTCACAGTATTTAAGCCATTTATCTAATCCTAAGTTAGTACTAGAGAAAGGAGACATAGTAAACTCATCAAAAGTACAACGACACCTTTTACAAATATATCTTTGTCTACCTCTAGTCTTACCATTTTTATTAACATCCTTACATTGACATTTAGGACATTCGTATCCCTTAGAAAATCTACTTTCCTTAATATTATCCTCTATTTCATCAGAACTAAATAAAGCACTTAAAACTCCTTGTGCTACTGAAATTAAGTCTCTAAGTTCATCTTTATTCAAATTTTTAACTATGGCTTTTATATCTGCTTTTTTCATAATATAAGTAATCCTTTCTATATAATATGGCGAAGTATAGTTGATACCTATATTATAACCTATTTTCTGTATAATTAATCACACAATTGTCTAACATAGCCTATTAATAAAACTAAATATTATTATTTGTTTAATAAATAGCTTTTATCAATACTTTGTTATTATATTATAGATTTATTTAGTTTAAAAGTTTTTCTATGTGTATATAGTTTTTTTCTATACA harbors:
- a CDS encoding zf-HC2 domain-containing protein; amino-acid sequence: MTKITCDICMDLMPLVRDGVASEDSENAVMKHISECESCKKIYDEMYTNNKNITEDNKNSQIINPQSINIDKAAKKVEKKINKYLGMIIIFGIFFGLSLTASEEMFLNSFIMPIIGAFGYYLFHWKAAYTVPCIIVISNFIINGIGFFRGVEHLDIASMVMWGAIYSLFAIIGTIIAGLLHFGLRKE
- a CDS encoding RNA polymerase sigma factor, whose amino-acid sequence is MKELIQELFNQYYKDIYKYIYSLCRDTSVSEEITSEVFVEVVKSIATFRGESDIKTWLFSIARHKWYTYLRKKSTQIKAESLHDLYDYNILEINKNIVENKNNSLGNINEEIFYKELKQAISEILKSESELSRKIFNMRIDGYSYVEIAAICNISESSARVVFFRTKNKLKKILEKEGFKND
- a CDS encoding diaminopimelate dehydrogenase — encoded protein: MIRVGIVGYGNLGKGVESAVSKTKDMEIVGIFSRRDPSSIHPHDANIPVYKMEDAANMKDDIDVMVLCGGSAKDLPEQTKEFAKYFNVVDSFDTHARIPEHFAAVDAECKESNKIAVISTGWDPGMFSLNRVYASAILPEGEAYTFWGKGVSQGHSDAVRRVEGIKDARQYTIPVPEALDAVRSGANPTLTTRQKHTREVFAVAEEGADLDRIREEIVTMPNYFDEYDTTVHFIDEETLQREHGGIPHGGFVIYSGTTGWENENKHVIEYSLQLDSNPEFTSSVLVAYARAAYRMNQEGMKGCKTPFDVAPSYLHPLSNEELRAKML
- a CDS encoding vWA domain-containing protein, with translation MKNLTELVFIIDKSGSMSGLEGDTIDGFNSLIKKQKKEEGDALVSVVFFNDNQDVVLDRVDIKEVKELTEDDYVCMSCTALLDAVGDSIKHIRNIHKYARKEDIPEKTVFVIMTDGLENASEKYRYHDVKRLIERAKEENNWEFLFLGANIDAIGEAKNLGIEEDYAVEFCCDEKGIELNYEAVSDAVKMMRCCDEKLSGDWKRNIEKDLKDRK
- a CDS encoding helix-turn-helix domain-containing protein translates to MNSKINKKLFCEIEKYIKDRYIGEYLFSDSEIIICNLNSEDKCLQIDDDSEICEMQDFLKSRRKISEYDLEQQLEKSFSEELLSIIEKRNLKTSDVYRKANIDRKHFSKIKNNPDYRPSKITAIAFALAFELDLDETDDFIGKAGYKLTHSSRFDIIIEYCIENKIYDVLEVNDILYDFGENLIGC
- a CDS encoding ATP-grasp domain-containing protein; translation: MQKFKFLFCNNAFENNEADPVYDDEYRVSKEKGFETSLFSYEDLEFGKLRLFNGNIEGSTIYRGWMMKPDMYQKFYEKLKNKGIELINTPNEYNKYHLLPDWYKDFEDCTAKSAWTEDFSEESLKELLSKFEGAVIVKDYVKSRKHEWYEACFIEDVKDTENALKVIKNFIERQDDLLTGGIVLREFIDLKSIGKHKESGMPISDEYRVFVLDNEPLIIDSYWHHSEGGLSDNEIKWVKEICKRIDSRFVTIDLARKSNDELVVMELGDGQVSGLQDIPEEEFYGCF
- a CDS encoding IS3 family transposase; this translates as MSKKQFSKEETLELSKNPFVKNVSCKSITYTNEFKIHFITEYNKGKNPTQIFKEAGFDTNIIGAKRIKCASERWRKSYKENGILGLDDSRVNNSGRPRKRKLTDKEIIDKKDAEIAYLKAELELVKKLDFEERQVMNNKLPSVKIFKLINDVINKYCLKKMIKHLCIVAGVSRSGFYNYLKNKNVISKQEEKDLEAKEIILKAYKFRGYKKGSRSIKMILKSKFNIIFNRKKIQRIMKKYGIKCPIRESNPAKRMGKARKEHHTVPNKLNREFKQGIPGKVLLTDITYMPYGNGKTAYLSTVKDSSTNEILSYHLSKNLKMDIVISTINNLMLSNSDKLHKDAFIHSDQGVHYTSTIFQNLLKKYNLGQSMSRKGNCWDNAPQESFFGHMKDEIDYKSCNTFEELKSLIDDYMDYYNNDRCQWNLKQLTPIQYRSQLLAA
- a CDS encoding HflX-like GTP-binding protein; amino-acid sequence: MRKRVIIVGININNKNNFEESIIELKNLCIACDMEVVGKVEQNLKKINPTFYMGSGKIEELQDLIEKTNAEIIVFNNELSASQIKNIEEEVKGDYE
- a CDS encoding methyltransferase domain-containing protein; this encodes MRKLKKIEVLRELLNENISILRCPVCKKSIKYIKESSVLCENNHCFNISKKGYVNLVKNNAKTIYDKKLFESRSKIYEYGIYDELSKEIIDIVDKYTSKKNVNFVLDVGCGEGYYLNQLYSDEKINSRCKLFGIDISREGISLATRYENSILWSVSDLSNLPFKNDKLDIIIDILSPSNYSEFTRVLNKGGVVIKVIPDEHYLKEIRSEIKGKIKKDTYSNKNVINSFKDNLEIIYDKRITYKTNIYNLEDFIKMTPLTSGLSKEQINELNKCDIEKITVDLKIIVGKVK
- a CDS encoding IS1595 family transposase → MKKADIKAIVKNLNKDELRDLISVAQGVLSALFSSDEIEDNIKESRFSKGYECPKCQCKDVNKNGKTRGRQRYICKRCRCTFDEFTMSPFSSTNLGLDKWLKYCELMILGLSIRQCATEIGVGVKTSFYMRHRILDVINLSLKNDMVEGIVEVDEVFIRESYKGNHSKSTTFKMPREPRKRGKGKKDKKKRGISNDQICIETGVDRKGNIVMGAVCNGRITTNDIIRFFDGKIGEDVTFVVDSHKSYLSINKDLNVELKRVPRGKSMIDSVYHLQHVNSLHSGFKRWLMHSNGVSTKYISNYLAWFKFLQLSKKNKKSDRIKDMLVNVATKETCITINTIRNRYIELA